The following proteins are encoded in a genomic region of Mycolicibacterium rutilum:
- the rplS gene encoding 50S ribosomal protein L19: MNTLDFVDQTSLRDDIPEFGPGDTINVHVKVIEGSKERIQVFKGVVLRRQGGGVRETFTVRKESYGVGVERTFPVHSPNIDHIDVVTRGDVRRAKLYYLRELRGKKAKIKEKR; encoded by the coding sequence ATGAACACGCTGGACTTCGTCGATCAGACGTCGCTGCGCGACGACATTCCCGAATTCGGCCCCGGCGACACGATCAACGTGCACGTGAAGGTCATCGAAGGCTCCAAGGAGCGCATCCAGGTCTTCAAGGGTGTCGTGCTGCGTCGCCAGGGCGGCGGCGTCCGCGAGACCTTCACCGTGCGCAAGGAGAGCTACGGCGTCGGTGTCGAGCGCACCTTCCCGGTGCACTCGCCGAACATCGACCATATCGACGTCGTCACCCGCGGTGACGTCCGTCGCGCCAAGCTTTACTACCTGCGCGAGCTGCGCGGCAAGAAGGCCAAGATCAAGGAGAAGCGCTGA